The Halostagnicola larsenii XH-48 region TCCGAGCATGGTAACGACCTCCCAGTAGGCCAGCGCGAACGCGAGCCCGGCGGTCCCCGTCGTGCCGACGGCGATTCCGACCATCGCTAGGTCTGCCGTCTGCTTGGACATGATCGCGAAGCCGGTTCCGATCCGGGGCAACGCGAGTTCCATCGTCGGACGGAACCGCTCGGCGGAGATGATGCCGAGGCGCTCGAGTCCCCCGGCGACGGTATCGACGACACTCCCCTGTCCCCCGCTCATTGGAAGACTGTTGCGGAGACGCCGACTTCCATCTGCTGGTTCGACGCGAGCCGACGGTGGCGAACGGAGCCGACGAAGCCGAGCGTGTCGCCGGACAAATTCGGCGCGTTTTATCACCTCGAGCCCGTGTCCCGAAGTATGACTGCAGACGAGAGCACGGACGAAGACGACGGCGGTGGGCCCGCGAGTGGAGACGACAGTATGGCCGCCGGTGAGGACGACCGTGTGACCACAAGCGAAGATAACAGCGGCGATACCACTGGCGAAGCCAACGGAGGCGCGACCGCGGGCGAAGGCGAACGTGTGGCCGCGAGCGCCGCCATCGACGCCGACGCGGTCGTCCTCGATATCGACGGCGTGCTCGTCGACGTCGAAAACTCCTACCGGCGGGCGATAATCGAGTCCGTCGAGCGGGTCTACGACCGAACCATTCGGAAGGCGGACATTCAGCAGTTCAAGGACGCCGGCGGGTTCAACAACGACTGGGAACTCACGTACGCCGCGGCGCTGTACGTGCTGGCGACCGAGGAAGGCTATCGCGGTTCGATCGACGAGTTCACCGACGACATCGCCGAAAACGGCGGGGGCCTCGAGGCCGCGACGACGGTCGTCCGCGAGGAGATCGGCGCGACTGCGACCCAGCGCGTGACCGATCGCTGGGACCGCGACCAGCTTCGGGACGTCTTTCAGCAACTCTACCTCGGAAGCGACCTCTACCGCGGGCTCGAGGGCGGCGAACCCGATAGCGAGACGCGCGGATTCATCCACGACGAGCCGGTGTTGCTCGAGGCGGAGACCCGAGAGCGACTGACCGACGACTACGACGTGGGCGTCGTGACCGGGCGACCGGAGGCCGAAGCCGAAATCGCCCTCGAGCGGGTCGGCCTCGAGATCGGTCCCGACGATCGATTCACGATGGACGACTGGGAGGAGGGAAAACCGCACCCCCGCGCGCTGACCACCCTCGCGGCGAAGTTCGAGGCCGAGACCGTCGTCTTCGTCGGCGACACGCTCGACGACGTGCGGACGGCCGTCAACGCGAGCGAGGCGGATCCGGATCGAACCTACCACGGGATCGGCGTTCTCACCGGCGGGTTGACCGGCGACGACGGGCGTCGAAAGTACGAATCCGAGGGCGCATCGCTCGTCCTCGAGTCGGTAAACGAGTTGCCCGACGCGCTCGAGGAGTAGCGTATATCCATGCTCGGGTCGCAGCTTTCTATTCGGAGGCCGATAGCCGATTGCTACGTGAAAGCAGGCAAAGCGGTATTTTAAGGTCACCAGTTTTGTCAAATCAGTGTGCTGAATGCGAAGTCAACGCGCAACACGCTCGAATAACTCGTCAGTCCCCTCGACGGAGAAATCGATCGCTATTTCAAATTCTGGAGGATTTGAAGAAATCGAAACGCCGGTGCTCCGTAATCGCTAATGTCTCCTTTCGCCTCGTCCTGTAGTTCGTGGATCCTCGTGGTGTAGTCTTGATTGATCACGAGTTCGAGTTCTTCACCTGTTTCGTCTTCAAATTTCTCTGCAAGTGCTTCGAGGCCGCTGATGAGGGCACCCCCTTTTTGCCACCCAGACACGACGGGAGCCCAGAGTTGGTACGAATACTCCTCGGCCTCCGGGAAGGTGTCAGTAACGTACTTGTGATCCTCGTGGAATTTCTTCTCGAGTTTTTGTAGCGAATACTGGTACGCTTTGGTATTGGAATATTCGGTCCACCAGCCGTCATCCGGAGACCCTGAATACAGGTCTCCGCTCATGTGGGTGACTACTTCGCAGACGTAGACGTTTTGCTCACTAGTCTCCTGATCGTTGTCTATAGCAACGACATCAGCTTCCATCTGGTTACCGGGTTCCGCTGACCGGTTATTATAGCTGACAACCTCACAACCGTTCAATCGCTTGTGATACGCGCCGACTAGCAGTTCCCCCCATCCCGCATTTACTGGCATGTGACAACAGTAATGCCAAATTGATAAATATCCATACGAACCGGTATCCGAGGATCCGAACACCGATTTCCGTCGTGACACCCCCGTCCGTTTTTGCCGCCTGCCGTGGTACCGCCGGACCATATGTCCGGCACCTTCAGGCGGCCCAACGACGACCTCCCCGGCGAGCCGACCTCGCCCTGGCTCGCGAGCACGCTCGAGGGCGAATACGCACCGCTCGAGTCGAACCGATCGGTCGACGTGGCCGTCGTCGGCGCGGGAATCGCCGGCCTCTCGACGGCGATGGAGCTTCGAGAACGCGGGAAATCGGTCGTCGTCCTCGAGCGCGACCGGGTTGGAGCGGGCGTCACCGGGAAGTCGACGGCGAAGCTGACGAGCCAGCACGGGTTGATCTACGACCACCTCCGCCGGGAGTTCGGGCGCGGGGCCGCTCGGCAGTACGCAACGGTAAACGAGCGAGCGATCGATATCGTCGAGGACAGGATCGACGGCCTCGAGATCGATTGCGGGTTCGAGCGCCGGCCGTCGTACCTCTACGGCGACGAACCGGACGCGATCGAACGGGAGGCAGACGCGGCCGCGATGGCCGGGCTCGAGGCGACCGAAGTGCGGTCGGTTCCGCCGTTCGAGCGGGCGTCAGCGGCGCTGCGGTTCGACGACCAGGCGTGGTTTCACCCGCGGCGATACCTGCTCGCGCTCGCCGAGGAAATCCACGAGTCGGACGTCGAATCGACACACGATGACGGGGACGACGCCGACGAGAGCGCGGGTTCGAACGGCGAAACGGGGGTCTACGAACGCACTCGGGTGACCGGTGTCGAGCCGGGGAGTCCGTGTCGACTCCGAACGGAGCGGGGCGCGACAGTCACGGCCGGTCGCGTCGTCCTCGCGACCGGCTATCCGATCCTCGATCGGGCGGGCTATTTCACCAGAATGCACCCGAAGCGGTCCTACGTGCTGGGCTTGCGGATTCGGGGCGAACCGCCGGCGGCAATGTACTACCGACCCGGAGAGCCCTACCGTTCGGTGCGGACGCACCACGACCGCGAGGGAGATGGACCGCTCGTGCTGGTCGGCGGCGAGAACCACAAGACCGGACAGGGCGGGTCGACCGCGGATCGGTACCGACGCCTCGAGCGCTGGGCGCGCGAGCGATTCGCCGTCGAATCGATCGACTACCGGTGGTCAACACAGGACTACGTGACCGCGGATCGCGTGCCGTTCGTCGGTCGCGCCGGCGTCGCCGCCGAGAACGTCTTCGTCGCGACCGGGTTTCGCGGCTGGGGGATGACAAACGGCGTCGCCGCGGGACGACTGCTCGCGAAGCTGGTCGACAGCGAGCGCCCGCCCGAAGCCGACCTGTTCGATCCGCTACGGTTCACGCCCAAACCCTCGGCGGCCGACGCGATCACGGAGAACGCGGACGCCGCGAGCCAGTTCGCGACCGACTGGCTGCGAACGCTGTTCGGGCCCAGCCTCGAGTCGATCGCACGCGGCGAGGGCCGAGTCGTCCGCGACGGGCCGAAGCCGACCGCGATCGCGCGCGACGCCGACGGCGACCTCCACGCCGTCTCCGCGGTCTGTCCCCACACCTACTGCGTCGTCGACTGGAACGACGCCGAATGTAGCTGGGACTGCCCGTGTCACGGCTCGCGGTTCGACCCGGACGGGACGCTTCTCGAGGGGCCGGCGACGGACGACCTGCCGACCCGAGATTCCGGGCCACCGTCCGATCCGGACCGATGAGTGGCCAATCCGTATCGATTCGTTCACCGAGCAGAATAATTATTTGACATACAGTACAACAGTGTCGTAATGACGAATTCAGTTCGAGCGAACGTCGGGAGCGTCCTCGCCGATTTCTCCCGCACGCTCGGCACGCTCGTCGGCCTCCTCTGGCTGGTGTTCGTTGGAGCCGTCTTCCTCGATGGAGGAGCCGACGTACTGATTGGAGCCCCGCCGCTCCCCGGCGGGCTCTTCTGGCCGGTCGCGTTCGCGGTGGCCCTCGGCGGGACGGTGTGGCTCGTCGAAGGCGGGTACGACCGACTCGGCGCGGACCCGACCGGCACCTGGACGTTCGTCTGGTTGGCCGTGTTCTTCGTGCCGCTTGCGTTTCTCCCGCTCCAGTTCGCGGTCGGATCGCTCGCGAGCGCGGCCGGCTTCGCCGGTCCGTTCAGCGGCGCTCTCAACGCCGGATTCGTCCTCGTCTCGACGATTGCGTCGGGCTGGCTCGCGTTCTACGGCGGTCTCGATCGGCTGGGACTCGAGGTGGACGACTTCATCCGCACCTTCGTCTTCGCCGTCGGGCTCGCACTGGTCCCCCTCGCCGCCGTCGTGCTGTTCGAGGCGACCTGGCTGGCCGGCGACTACGTGGCGGCGGCTATCGCACTGGCCGTTCAGGTCGGCGCGTGGTGGGTCGGCGTCACGCGGACGAAACCCTGATCAGCGGCTCGAACCTCGAGCGACGGGGCCTCGAGATCCAATTATCGGCTCGAAATCCAGATCACTGGCTCGAGACCGTCCCCAGTCCGGGATAGTCGGCGATGATCCCGTCGACGCCCGCCTCGGCGAGCTGGTCGAACTGGGTCCACGTCTCGGCGGTCCAGACGTTCACCGCCCGGCCGTCGTCGTGTGCGGCCTCGAGAAGATCGATAGCCGGCTCGTCACCGCTCGAGAGTCCGGCGTACTCCGTTTCCGCCAGTCCCGTTCCCGCGATGGCGTTTCGCGGCGGGTGGATCGCCTCGCAGTCGTACCGACGAGCGATTTCGAGGCCGGCCTCGAGGTCGTCCCATATCAGCGGAGCGGCGGCGTAAGCCGGCGCGATATCGCGAACGGCCGCGAGCGCGCCCTCACAGAACGACGAAAAGAGGAGTTCGCCGGCGAAAGCGTCGCAGTCGGCGACGACGCGTTGGACGAACGGCTTCCAGATCGCTTTTCGCTCCCCGCGGTCGTCTTCGGGGAGCGATTCGCCGAAGCGAATCGCCGCCGTACCAGGGTTTTTCAGTTCGACGTTGACTGCCATCGTCTCCGGAATCGCCTCGAGAAGCTCCGCGAGCGTCGGCACGGGTTCGGCGGTTCCGAGGACGCTCGCGTTCCGAATCGTCTCGAGGTCGGTCTCCCAGACGAGGCCCTCGGCGTCCGTCAGCGGCCGCCCGTCGCGGGTTCCCTCGAGTCGTTCGTCGTGGATTACCACGGGGGTACCACAGGCTGCAGGTTGAACGTCCATCTCGAGCAGCGACGCGTCGGTGTGCTCGGCTACGTTGCGTGCCGCGGCGACGGTATTTTCGGGAACGACGCCGGCGAATCCGCGGTGGGCGATGACGGCGGGGTCGGCCATTGGGCGAACGAACGCAGGGGGACCTGTTGTATCTGTTCCCGAACGTTCGACGGATAGCGGTTTCGCCACCGCTCTACGGGCAGCGAATGCGCGCAAACGTTGAAACGACTCGCCGTCGAGACTCGACCTATGACAGACCGGACCCTCGCCGACGTCGAATCCGACCTCGAGCGAGCCGCGACCCTCGAGACCGGAGCCGCGGTCGATCTGCTCGAGCGCGCCCGCCGCGATCTCGAGGAGCTCGCAGGCGATCCCGGCGTCGATCAGGACCACCGACGGACGCTCGAGAACCGACTCGAACAACGGGTGCGCGAGTTGCGAAATCGGGACGCCTACGACGGCGGTGACTTCGGCGCGGCGATG contains the following coding sequences:
- a CDS encoding FAD-dependent oxidoreductase, which translates into the protein MSGTFRRPNDDLPGEPTSPWLASTLEGEYAPLESNRSVDVAVVGAGIAGLSTAMELRERGKSVVVLERDRVGAGVTGKSTAKLTSQHGLIYDHLRREFGRGAARQYATVNERAIDIVEDRIDGLEIDCGFERRPSYLYGDEPDAIEREADAAAMAGLEATEVRSVPPFERASAALRFDDQAWFHPRRYLLALAEEIHESDVESTHDDGDDADESAGSNGETGVYERTRVTGVEPGSPCRLRTERGATVTAGRVVLATGYPILDRAGYFTRMHPKRSYVLGLRIRGEPPAAMYYRPGEPYRSVRTHHDREGDGPLVLVGGENHKTGQGGSTADRYRRLERWARERFAVESIDYRWSTQDYVTADRVPFVGRAGVAAENVFVATGFRGWGMTNGVAAGRLLAKLVDSERPPEADLFDPLRFTPKPSAADAITENADAASQFATDWLRTLFGPSLESIARGEGRVVRDGPKPTAIARDADGDLHAVSAVCPHTYCVVDWNDAECSWDCPCHGSRFDPDGTLLEGPATDDLPTRDSGPPSDPDR
- a CDS encoding TIGR01548 family HAD-type hydrolase, which gives rise to MDADAVVLDIDGVLVDVENSYRRAIIESVERVYDRTIRKADIQQFKDAGGFNNDWELTYAAALYVLATEEGYRGSIDEFTDDIAENGGGLEAATTVVREEIGATATQRVTDRWDRDQLRDVFQQLYLGSDLYRGLEGGEPDSETRGFIHDEPVLLEAETRERLTDDYDVGVVTGRPEAEAEIALERVGLEIGPDDRFTMDDWEEGKPHPRALTTLAAKFEAETVVFVGDTLDDVRTAVNASEADPDRTYHGIGVLTGGLTGDDGRRKYESEGASLVLESVNELPDALEE
- a CDS encoding glycerophosphodiester phosphodiesterase, encoding MADPAVIAHRGFAGVVPENTVAAARNVAEHTDASLLEMDVQPAACGTPVVIHDERLEGTRDGRPLTDAEGLVWETDLETIRNASVLGTAEPVPTLAELLEAIPETMAVNVELKNPGTAAIRFGESLPEDDRGERKAIWKPFVQRVVADCDAFAGELLFSSFCEGALAAVRDIAPAYAAAPLIWDDLEAGLEIARRYDCEAIHPPRNAIAGTGLAETEYAGLSSGDEPAIDLLEAAHDDGRAVNVWTAETWTQFDQLAEAGVDGIIADYPGLGTVSSQ